A single genomic interval of Microbacterium hydrocarbonoxydans harbors:
- a CDS encoding SDR family oxidoreductase has translation MTELTQPTGHEQALRADPRDDGSAPRALVLGATGYIGGRLTPRLLNAGYRVRVLARDAARAASFPWGADCEIVEGSAGNADAVAEAMRDVDVVYYLIHSMTAGKGFEESDERAATTVADAAAAAGVQRIVYLGGLHPDDVTLSPHLRSRVRVGEIFLESGVPTLVLQAGVVIGSGSASFEMIRHLTDVLPYMPAPKWVRNRIQPIAVRDVLHYLLGAARVAPDVNRAVDIGGPDVLRYGQMMNGYALEAGLRQRAIAALPVLTPGLASHWVNLVTPVPRSIARPLVASLQNECIVKDHAIDDLIPRPADGLTPYRTAVSMALGRVDADTIETSWQDAEVSGAPSDPLPSDPDWAGRTVFTDTRKLRTAAPVDGLWHVIIGIGGSNGWYSSKFLWAVRGWMDRLVGGVGLRRGRRSKVEARVGDAIDFWRVEAVEEPGRATDSSPASGGLLRLRAEMKVPGEAWLELRALPDGDGSRYEQRAVFFPRGLAGRLYWLGVLPFHGFIFAGMAARITAAASTPVETVAPGADRATPAEAASVA, from the coding sequence ATGACCGAGCTCACCCAGCCCACGGGGCACGAACAGGCGCTGCGCGCCGATCCTCGCGACGACGGATCGGCTCCCCGAGCCCTCGTCCTGGGCGCGACCGGGTACATCGGAGGGCGCCTCACCCCACGGCTGCTGAACGCCGGATACCGGGTGCGCGTGCTTGCCCGCGACGCGGCGCGCGCGGCATCCTTCCCCTGGGGAGCGGACTGCGAGATCGTCGAGGGCTCCGCCGGGAATGCGGATGCCGTCGCCGAGGCAATGCGTGACGTCGACGTCGTGTACTACCTGATCCACTCGATGACCGCGGGCAAGGGTTTCGAGGAGAGCGACGAGCGCGCGGCGACGACCGTGGCGGATGCTGCGGCAGCGGCCGGCGTGCAGCGGATCGTGTACCTCGGGGGACTCCATCCTGACGACGTGACGCTGTCGCCGCACCTGCGGTCGCGCGTGCGGGTGGGCGAGATCTTCCTCGAGTCAGGGGTGCCGACCCTGGTGCTCCAGGCAGGGGTCGTGATCGGCTCGGGTTCCGCGTCATTCGAGATGATCCGCCATCTCACCGACGTCCTTCCCTACATGCCCGCGCCGAAGTGGGTGCGCAACCGCATCCAGCCGATCGCCGTGCGCGACGTGCTGCACTACCTGCTGGGTGCCGCGCGCGTCGCCCCCGACGTGAACCGCGCCGTCGACATCGGCGGACCGGATGTGCTGCGCTACGGCCAGATGATGAACGGGTACGCGCTGGAAGCCGGGCTGCGACAGCGGGCGATCGCCGCCCTCCCCGTGCTGACGCCGGGACTCGCCTCCCACTGGGTGAACCTCGTGACCCCGGTGCCGCGGTCGATCGCCCGTCCGCTCGTCGCCTCGCTGCAGAACGAGTGCATCGTCAAGGACCACGCGATCGACGATCTCATCCCCCGCCCCGCAGACGGGCTGACGCCCTACCGCACCGCCGTATCGATGGCGCTGGGTCGGGTGGACGCCGACACGATCGAGACGAGCTGGCAGGATGCCGAGGTGTCCGGCGCTCCGAGCGACCCCCTCCCCAGCGATCCGGACTGGGCCGGGCGCACGGTCTTCACCGACACCAGGAAGCTGCGCACCGCCGCACCGGTCGACGGACTGTGGCACGTGATCATCGGCATCGGCGGCTCGAACGGCTGGTACTCCTCGAAGTTCCTCTGGGCTGTGCGCGGCTGGATGGACAGGCTGGTCGGCGGGGTGGGCCTGCGTCGCGGCCGGCGCAGCAAGGTCGAGGCCAGGGTCGGAGACGCCATCGACTTCTGGCGCGTCGAGGCCGTCGAGGAGCCAGGGCGCGCGACGGACTCCTCCCCCGCGAGCGGTGGACTGCTGCGGCTGCGCGCGGAGATGAAGGTGCCGGGCGAGGCGTGGCTCGAGCTGCGGGCGCTCCCGGACGGCGACGGCTCGCGTTACGAGCAGCGGGCCGTGTTCTTCCCCCGCGGACTCGCCGGCCGCCTGTACTGGCTCGGCGTCCTGCCGTTCCACGGGTTCATCTTCGCCGGGATGGCGGCGCGGATCACCGCCGCCGCGTCCACCCCGGTCGAGACGGTCGCGCCGGGTGCGGACAGGGCGACCCCTGCCGAGGCGGCCTCCGTCGCCTGA